One stretch of Nocardia mangyaensis DNA includes these proteins:
- a CDS encoding Scr1 family TA system antitoxin-like transcriptional regulator, translating into MVNTSRYDTADGGPETLQRFLIASESDTINQRSYSTKLLPELLQTHDYARAFFDRCSAVMGMDCRASDFVAGPVVCGPDQ; encoded by the coding sequence ATGGTCAACACGAGCCGGTACGACACCGCCGATGGCGGGCCGGAAACGTTGCAGCGCTTTCTGATCGCTAGCGAGTCCGACACCATCAATCAGCGCTCCTACAGCACCAAGCTCCTCCCCGAACTGTTGCAGACCCACGACTACGCCCGTGCGTTCTTCGACAGATGCTCGGCCGTGATGGGCATGGACTGTCGCGCGTCAGACTTTGTGGCAGGGCCCGTTGTTTGCGGGCCTGACCAGTGA
- a CDS encoding DUF1932 domain-containing protein yields the protein MIIGLLHPGNMGSAVGARLVAAGHTVLWHTVHRGSDTHRRAAAAGLMPCEDLAALLHRAETVLSICPSSAAIEVAEAVSEHNYHGVYVDANAISPQQMEHIAALLSGAGVVVVDAAIAGPPPRDGRSAKFFLSGPDEARGRFRDLLVDDADLMAEELGETPGTASALKMALISYQRPARLIAALSYGLADHYGVTEALIAEAERTDIAILSDRSALSGVAARAWRWLPELHEVAISQDSAGLPTGFTDTATQLYELLAEYKDQWDIAPELVIERMIQR from the coding sequence ATGATCATCGGCCTACTTCATCCCGGCAACATGGGGTCTGCTGTCGGTGCGCGCCTGGTTGCCGCTGGCCACACTGTCCTGTGGCATACGGTCCATCGCGGGAGCGACACTCACCGACGTGCCGCTGCCGCTGGTCTCATGCCATGCGAAGATCTGGCCGCTCTACTCCATCGCGCGGAAACGGTACTTTCCATTTGCCCTTCCTCCGCCGCGATCGAGGTCGCAGAAGCGGTCTCCGAGCACAATTATCACGGTGTATATGTCGATGCCAACGCGATCAGTCCACAACAGATGGAGCACATCGCTGCGCTGCTCAGCGGCGCTGGTGTGGTTGTGGTCGATGCTGCAATTGCCGGGCCACCGCCACGTGATGGGCGGTCGGCGAAGTTCTTCCTGTCAGGCCCCGATGAGGCCCGGGGCCGCTTCCGAGACCTACTTGTAGACGATGCGGACCTCATGGCCGAAGAACTCGGCGAAACCCCCGGCACCGCAAGCGCTCTCAAAATGGCTCTGATCTCCTACCAGCGGCCCGCCCGGCTGATCGCCGCCCTCTCCTACGGTCTTGCCGACCACTATGGAGTTACTGAAGCGCTCATCGCCGAGGCCGAGCGCACCGACATTGCGATCCTGTCCGACCGCAGTGCCCTATCTGGTGTCGCTGCCAGAGCGTGGCGTTGGCTCCCGGAACTGCACGAAGTCGCGATCAGTCAGGACAGTGCCGGACTACCCACCGGCTTCACCGATACCGCCACGCAGCTCTACGAACTTCTCGCCGAATACAAGGATCAATGGGACATCGCGCCCGAGCTCGTCATCGAACGCATGATCCAGCGTTGA
- a CDS encoding helix-turn-helix domain-containing protein: MAKPSAVPAEEKARIVLSVLAGELTVAEAARRAKVSEQSVGNWKRQFLEAGRAGLTAGKSGRSTREQQLEAEIADLTQALGEAHLAARVWKKSAEGRLGPSRTSR; encoded by the coding sequence ATGGCGAAACCATCGGCTGTTCCGGCCGAGGAGAAGGCGAGGATCGTGTTGTCGGTCCTGGCCGGTGAGCTCACCGTGGCCGAAGCGGCCCGGCGAGCGAAGGTGTCCGAGCAGTCGGTAGGGAACTGGAAGCGCCAGTTCCTGGAAGCGGGCCGGGCGGGTTTGACGGCCGGCAAGTCGGGCCGGTCGACACGTGAACAGCAACTAGAGGCCGAAATCGCTGATCTGACACAGGCTTTGGGTGAAGCGCACCTGGCCGCGCGGGTGTGGAAGAAGTCCGCGGAGGGCCGGCTGGGCCCTTCGAGGACCTCGAGGTGA
- a CDS encoding integrase core domain-containing protein produces MIRVEAGMPTTRFCAVVGVPERTWRRRQARARTGAPPVGPWPRPARENVRAAVRRHALAHPAWGHRKVWAMCRYDGHRVSQATVLRCLRDEGLLLPAAYQRERRQLAARRKAAFAVEPTGPNQVWQLDFSEFETTTGGTWRIAGCRDYWSKYEHPWHVSPTANQHDAITAIELALADYQQAFGRPLAATAARDGDGNIVPVVTIVTDNGGPFRSFRFEAFITAHPELRHVRTRVRTPGQNGSRERGFGSLKYERLFLEEIDDVLDLVKHADAYRVEYNTVRPHEAIAWNRPAEVHRGLVDPIIPNFPETENLPTT; encoded by the coding sequence GTGATCCGCGTCGAAGCGGGCATGCCGACCACGAGGTTCTGTGCTGTGGTCGGTGTGCCCGAACGGACCTGGCGCCGTCGGCAGGCCCGCGCCCGCACCGGTGCCCCGCCGGTCGGGCCGTGGCCCCGGCCGGCCCGCGAGAACGTCCGCGCCGCGGTGCGTCGGCACGCGTTGGCGCATCCGGCCTGGGGACACCGCAAGGTGTGGGCGATGTGCCGCTACGACGGGCATCGGGTGTCACAGGCCACGGTGCTGCGATGCCTGCGTGATGAAGGCCTGCTGCTGCCGGCGGCGTATCAGCGGGAGCGCCGCCAGCTCGCTGCGCGACGCAAGGCCGCGTTCGCGGTCGAGCCGACCGGCCCGAACCAGGTGTGGCAGCTGGACTTCAGCGAGTTCGAGACCACCACCGGCGGCACGTGGCGGATCGCTGGATGCCGGGACTACTGGTCCAAATACGAACACCCGTGGCACGTGTCACCGACGGCGAACCAGCATGATGCGATCACCGCGATCGAGCTCGCCCTGGCCGACTATCAGCAGGCGTTCGGCCGCCCGCTGGCCGCGACTGCGGCCCGTGACGGCGACGGCAACATCGTTCCGGTGGTGACGATCGTGACCGACAACGGCGGCCCGTTCCGGTCGTTCCGGTTCGAGGCGTTCATCACCGCCCACCCCGAGCTGCGGCACGTCCGCACTCGTGTCAGGACGCCGGGCCAGAACGGCTCACGCGAACGCGGCTTCGGATCACTGAAGTACGAGCGACTGTTCCTCGAAGAGATCGACGACGTGCTGGACCTGGTGAAACACGCCGACGCCTACCGCGTCGAGTACAACACCGTCCGTCCGCACGAGGCCATCGCCTGGAACCGGCCGGCCGAAGTCCATCGCGGCCTGGTCGACCCGATAATCCCCAACTTTCCAGAGACCGAAAACCTGCCAACTACTTGA
- a CDS encoding Scr1 family TA system antitoxin-like transcriptional regulator — MQRQTALDEPGYDFHMLIDEAALRVTVGSSEVMTTQIRHLMNILTARAHVRIGIIPLNAEFLAPADSFEFSYATDSDNKRIIDPFEDADVVELVERTFDLLATTAVYGEEAHAILARALASHTESGI, encoded by the coding sequence CTGCAACGCCAGACCGCGCTCGACGAGCCCGGGTACGACTTTCACATGCTCATCGACGAGGCCGCGCTACGAGTCACCGTCGGCAGCTCCGAGGTGATGACCACCCAAATCCGACACCTCATGAACATCTTGACCGCCCGCGCACACGTCCGCATCGGCATCATTCCGCTCAACGCCGAATTCCTGGCCCCAGCAGACAGTTTCGAATTCAGCTACGCCACCGACTCCGACAACAAGCGAATCATCGATCCGTTCGAGGACGCCGACGTCGTCGAGCTGGTCGAACGAACCTTCGACCTGCTCGCCACCACGGCCGTCTACGGCGAGGAGGCCCACGCCATCCTGGCCCGGGCGTTGGCCAGCCACACCGAGTCCGGCATCTGA